The following are from one region of the Halarcobacter sp. genome:
- the pth gene encoding aminoacyl-tRNA hydrolase → MHLIVGLGNIGEKYELTRHNIGFLVIDEMTKSLNTSNINKSNFKADVFKSGYNLFVKPKTYMNLSGDAVVAIKEYYKIDIEDIIVIHDDLDLPFGTVKFKIGGGHGGHNGLKSIDSHIGKDYIRVRIGIGKPLNKEDVANYVLSNFSKEELNKLEGIISHTISAIDALKSGESINEVKSKFTLK, encoded by the coding sequence ATGCATTTAATTGTTGGTCTTGGTAATATCGGTGAAAAATACGAATTAACAAGACACAATATAGGTTTTTTAGTCATCGATGAGATGACTAAAAGCTTAAATACTTCAAATATAAACAAATCAAACTTCAAAGCTGATGTTTTTAAATCAGGATACAATCTTTTCGTTAAACCAAAAACTTATATGAATCTTTCAGGTGATGCAGTTGTAGCTATAAAAGAGTATTATAAAATCGATATTGAAGATATAATTGTTATTCATGATGATTTAGATTTACCTTTTGGAACTGTAAAGTTTAAAATAGGTGGTGGTCATGGTGGTCATAATGGTTTAAAATCAATAGATTCACATATTGGAAAAGATTATATTAGAGTTAGAATTGGTATTGGAAAACCACTTAATAAAGAAGATGTGGCAAACTATGTCTTATCAAACTTTTCAAAAGAAGAATTAAATAAATTAGAAGGTATAATCTCTCATACTATTTCAGCAATTGATGCACTTAAAAGTGGTGAATCAATTAATGAAGTAAAATCTAAATTTACATTGAAATAA
- a CDS encoding LptF/LptG family permease: MSILTKYILRKYLLYFIIVLISLELFFVGMDFLQNIKKLPSSANLQFLYLIYNSFFTLTLTLPLSLVFGWILTLVIFIRNNELVAFTSLGAKKNQIFSPVIYISLFLLVLQLFIQMTPLAYSYEQKKKILDGNYFTNTKSDIFLKYNDNFVFFKKLLPLEKRAEGIHIYKVQNDDIVETIIAKKAYFQNDKWYVVDAKIVKKPKYMNFESSKLEVRYEKFLNTLDGFKPKILDNVYEEKANFSILDAISALDLLSKQEINTDRIRAAIYYDTLVPFFILPLMFVIFVFVSYNRRFFNMGTFTSMSIFATLVIWGVFFMLHKFSNSGVMKPELSLLLPMVIWFIVSYIIYRKKSRVL, translated from the coding sequence ATGAGTATACTTACAAAATATATATTAAGAAAATATTTACTTTATTTTATAATTGTTTTAATATCACTTGAACTATTTTTCGTAGGAATGGATTTTTTACAAAATATAAAAAAACTACCTAGTTCTGCAAATTTACAGTTTTTATATTTAATTTATAATAGTTTTTTCACATTAACTTTAACACTTCCACTATCATTAGTTTTTGGTTGGATATTAACACTTGTTATTTTCATTAGAAATAATGAATTGGTTGCATTTACTTCATTGGGTGCAAAAAAGAATCAAATTTTCTCTCCTGTTATTTATATCTCTTTGTTTTTATTGGTATTACAACTTTTTATACAAATGACCCCTTTGGCATACTCTTATGAACAAAAGAAAAAGATTTTAGATGGTAATTATTTTACTAATACAAAATCAGATATATTTCTAAAATATAATGATAATTTTGTATTTTTCAAAAAGCTTTTACCTTTAGAAAAAAGAGCTGAAGGAATACATATTTATAAGGTTCAAAATGATGATATAGTAGAAACAATTATTGCAAAAAAAGCATACTTTCAAAATGATAAATGGTATGTAGTTGATGCAAAAATTGTTAAAAAGCCTAAATATATGAACTTTGAAAGCTCAAAACTTGAAGTTAGATATGAAAAATTTTTAAATACCTTAGATGGATTTAAACCAAAAATTCTTGATAATGTTTATGAAGAAAAAGCAAATTTTTCAATTCTTGATGCTATTTCTGCACTTGATTTATTGTCTAAGCAAGAGATTAATACAGATAGAATTAGAGCCGCTATTTATTATGATACTTTAGTACCATTTTTTATTTTACCTTTAATGTTTGTGATTTTTGTTTTTGTCTCATATAATAGAAGATTTTTTAACATGGGTACATTTACTTCTATGTCAATATTTGCTACACTTGTTATCTGGGGTGTGTTTTTTATGCTTCATAAGTTTTCAAATAGTGGTGTTATGAAACCAGAACTCTCATTGCTTTTACCTATGGTAATTTGGTTTATTGTTTCATATATAATTTATAGAAAAAAAAGTAGAGTGTTATAA
- a CDS encoding N-acetylmuramoyl-L-alanine amidase, translating to MIIIDFKTKVNKDFVRFQEKKVKNGYQDIYDIKGSFKDAYPTKLSINGVNQIVIKQEDPNTLRILFEDNKNLKTIYFTNNNRVVLKVLDVKENNIKNSVKVSKSPKVYKPGLNKVVVLDAGHGGKDSGAIGRGKKMYEKYAVFDVMKYLEDALKRRGYKVYITRNSDRFIKVRNRTVLANKKKADIFISIHANAAHKSKVDKLQGIETFFLSPARSARAKRVAALENKSDIRKMSGSSKKAFLESLNRPRITASHKLSIDIQKNMLYSARKIHKDVVDSGVREGPFWVLVGAQMPSVLIEIGYITHKKEGKRLFNKRYQEALAVGIANGVDSYFAKNP from the coding sequence ATGATTATTATTGATTTTAAAACAAAAGTTAATAAAGACTTTGTAAGATTTCAAGAAAAAAAAGTTAAAAATGGCTATCAAGATATTTATGATATAAAAGGAAGTTTCAAAGATGCTTATCCAACAAAACTATCTATAAATGGTGTTAATCAAATTGTAATTAAACAAGAAGACCCAAATACACTTAGAATACTTTTTGAAGATAATAAAAATTTAAAAACTATCTATTTTACAAACAATAATAGAGTTGTATTAAAAGTATTAGATGTAAAAGAAAATAATATAAAAAACAGTGTAAAAGTTTCAAAATCTCCAAAAGTATACAAACCAGGATTAAATAAAGTAGTTGTTTTAGATGCTGGTCATGGTGGAAAAGATTCTGGTGCAATTGGACGTGGAAAAAAGATGTATGAAAAATATGCTGTATTTGATGTAATGAAATACTTAGAAGATGCCTTAAAAAGAAGAGGATATAAAGTTTATATTACAAGAAACAGTGATAGATTTATCAAAGTTAGAAACAGAACAGTACTAGCAAATAAGAAGAAAGCTGATATATTTATCTCTATTCATGCAAATGCAGCACATAAATCAAAAGTTGATAAACTTCAAGGTATTGAAACTTTTTTCTTAAGTCCAGCAAGAAGTGCAAGAGCTAAAAGAGTTGCTGCACTTGAAAATAAATCAGATATAAGAAAAATGAGTGGATCTTCTAAAAAAGCTTTTTTAGAATCATTAAACAGACCAAGAATAACTGCTTCACATAAACTTTCAATTGATATACAAAAAAATATGCTTTATAGTGCAAGAAAGATACATAAAGATGTTGTAGATAGTGGTGTTAGAGAAGGACCATTTTGGGTACTTGTTGGAGCACAAATGCCATCAGTACTAATTGAGATAGGTTATATCACACATAAAAAAGAGGGGAAAAGACTTTTTAATAAAAGATATCAAGAAGCATTAGCAGTTGGTATTGCTAATGGTGTTGATTCTTATTTTGCAAAAAATCCTTAA
- a CDS encoding 50S ribosomal protein L25/general stress protein Ctc encodes MLEGIVRDSMTKQGTKSLRRDGYLIANIYGKGLENINAAFKTNEFIKFLRNKTTIAFDVKVGDNTLKVVVQEYQKDPITSDLLHVDLMVAQPGVETSYKVPVTVEGTPKGLKNKGLFIFHKKRVPVKCTIENLPESFNLQIADLDTGDSILIRDMEMPEGVKCFLDPRVPVVGVIKAK; translated from the coding sequence ATGTTAGAGGGTATCGTAAGAGATAGTATGACAAAACAAGGAACTAAATCTTTAAGAAGAGATGGTTACTTAATTGCAAACATCTACGGAAAAGGTTTAGAAAATATTAATGCTGCATTCAAAACGAATGAATTCATTAAATTTTTAAGAAACAAAACAACAATCGCATTTGATGTAAAAGTTGGTGATAACACACTTAAAGTTGTAGTTCAAGAGTATCAAAAAGATCCTATCACTTCTGATTTATTACATGTTGATTTAATGGTAGCACAACCAGGTGTTGAAACTTCATATAAAGTTCCAGTAACTGTTGAAGGTACTCCAAAAGGTTTAAAAAACAAAGGTCTTTTCATTTTCCATAAGAAAAGAGTTCCAGTAAAATGTACAATTGAAAACTTACCAGAGTCTTTCAACTTACAAATTGCTGACCTTGACACAGGTGATTCAATCTTAATTAGAGATATGGAAATGCCAGAAGGTGTTAAATGTTTCTTAGACCCAAGAGTTCCAGTTGTGGGTGTAATTAAAGCTAAGTAA
- a CDS encoding NUDIX domain-containing protein gives MTKINAYGIVLYKIEKDSIKILLCKSVKSRDKWGCLKGMQVSNETPKECAKREFYEESSIKVETYLFEEYFEQKNDEKNVGVWLVNTVKIPNLRNYFFEDKLLDNYLSWENSKVKFFDLKDLPSIKKKQKHLLKQIKDFLQNKNQHH, from the coding sequence ATGACTAAAATAAATGCTTATGGTATTGTATTATATAAAATAGAAAAAGATTCCATAAAAATATTATTATGTAAATCTGTTAAGAGTAGAGATAAATGGGGCTGTTTAAAAGGTATGCAAGTTTCAAATGAAACTCCTAAAGAGTGTGCTAAAAGAGAGTTCTATGAGGAATCATCAATTAAAGTAGAAACTTATCTTTTTGAAGAATATTTTGAACAAAAGAATGATGAAAAAAATGTAGGAGTTTGGTTAGTAAATACTGTAAAAATACCAAACCTTAGAAACTATTTTTTTGAAGATAAACTTTTAGATAATTATCTTTCTTGGGAAAATTCAAAAGTTAAATTTTTTGATTTAAAAGATCTTCCCTCTATAAAGAAAAAACAAAAACATCTATTAAAACAAATTAAGGATTTTTTGCAAAATAAGAATCAACACCATTAG